A single genomic interval of uncultured Cohaesibacter sp. harbors:
- a CDS encoding response regulator, which yields MGKLTGQENMEPAMIDHSEGSGSIKWLLLLAFLLVGVAVALVVFKGEIGGQIQLVFLSVLAGLGILSLLGFAVGLIQLGNPAPAPHLTRQFVDSMNEGILVCDGKDRLVYANTEYARLTGAEDASAIRSIERSFAGEPDAAEAIYRLSEAVRSGRPALEEFRLFKAPSGGDDDEHEAQARWFRIRVRKMRDIGVSGKVEDLFVWQVSDITRDRERQENIFQELQLAINYLDHAPAGFFSAEPDGRVIYMNATLADWLGYDLAQFEPRQLNLNELVPGDGTALLEAANSAPGMPKTEMIDLDLVKSNGQSLPVRLMHRVPMASDGTPGASRTLVLNRSPGEDISEELRVAEVRFARFFNNTPIAIAALTGDGRVLRTNAPFARMFKAEVPTENGVQEGEGEEKTPSILNLVAEKDRENLTASIEMALKGQSNILPVECQLAEDKNRTVRFFLSGVEDSEGDDEQIIVYALETTEQRALEEQFSQSQKMQAVGQLAGGVAHDFNNVLTAIIGFSDLLLTSHRPSDPAFQDIMNIKQNANRAASLVRQLLAFSRRQTLRPQVLALGDVLADLSILLDRLLGEKVDLDLVHGRDLWPVKADLNQLEQVIVNLAVNARDAMPDGGHLTIQTRNMGKDEAEEMPYKQLETADYVLLEVVDSGTGIPADIRDKIFEPFFSTKDVGKGTGLGLSTVYGIIKQTGGFIFLESEMGEGTTFRIFLPRYVEEAKAATIDAVATDDPEQQALEVAADEAGKEVVSEAPPAVTDLTGNATILLVEDEEAVRAFAARALASRGYQVYEAGSGAEALELIHEIDEPIDLVVSDVVMPEMDGPTMLGELRKIRPELKVIFMSGYAEEAFRKNLPDNEEFGFLPKPFSLKQLATKIKEMLDDA from the coding sequence ATCAAGTGGCTGTTGTTGCTTGCTTTTCTTCTTGTTGGTGTGGCCGTTGCCCTGGTCGTTTTTAAAGGCGAGATCGGTGGTCAGATCCAGTTGGTGTTTCTGAGCGTTCTGGCTGGCTTGGGGATTCTCTCTCTGCTGGGCTTTGCCGTGGGGTTGATACAGCTGGGCAATCCGGCGCCAGCACCACATCTGACGCGACAATTTGTGGATAGTATGAATGAGGGGATCCTTGTCTGCGATGGAAAGGACAGGCTCGTTTATGCCAATACCGAATATGCCCGCCTGACGGGGGCCGAGGATGCCTCGGCTATTCGATCCATAGAGCGTAGCTTTGCTGGCGAACCCGACGCAGCCGAGGCCATCTATCGCCTGTCTGAGGCCGTGCGCTCCGGTCGTCCGGCGCTTGAGGAATTTCGCCTGTTCAAGGCGCCAAGCGGCGGGGACGATGACGAGCATGAAGCGCAGGCGCGCTGGTTCCGTATCCGTGTGCGCAAAATGCGGGATATCGGGGTCAGTGGCAAAGTTGAGGATCTCTTCGTCTGGCAGGTCAGCGACATCACGCGTGATCGTGAGCGGCAGGAAAATATCTTTCAAGAACTGCAGCTTGCCATCAATTATCTCGACCATGCTCCGGCAGGCTTTTTCTCGGCTGAGCCGGATGGACGCGTCATCTATATGAACGCTACGCTGGCGGATTGGCTGGGCTATGATCTGGCGCAGTTCGAGCCTCGGCAATTGAACCTCAATGAGTTGGTCCCCGGAGACGGAACAGCCCTTCTGGAAGCGGCCAATAGCGCGCCGGGAATGCCAAAAACCGAGATGATCGATCTGGATCTGGTCAAGAGCAACGGCCAGAGCTTGCCGGTACGCCTGATGCATCGCGTGCCGATGGCTTCTGACGGCACGCCGGGGGCGTCTCGTACGCTGGTGCTGAACAGAAGTCCGGGCGAGGATATTTCCGAGGAGTTGCGGGTTGCCGAGGTGCGCTTTGCCCGCTTCTTCAACAACACCCCGATTGCTATTGCCGCTCTGACGGGCGATGGTCGCGTATTGCGCACCAATGCCCCCTTTGCGCGCATGTTCAAGGCTGAAGTGCCCACAGAAAATGGTGTGCAGGAGGGCGAGGGTGAAGAAAAGACGCCGTCGATCCTTAATCTGGTTGCTGAGAAAGACCGCGAGAATCTGACGGCATCGATCGAAATGGCTCTTAAAGGCCAGAGCAATATTCTGCCGGTGGAATGCCAACTTGCCGAAGACAAGAATCGCACTGTGCGCTTCTTCCTTTCCGGTGTGGAAGATAGCGAAGGGGATGATGAGCAGATCATTGTCTATGCGCTTGAAACCACAGAACAGCGGGCCCTTGAGGAACAATTCTCCCAAAGCCAGAAAATGCAGGCCGTTGGCCAGCTGGCCGGTGGTGTTGCCCATGACTTTAACAATGTGCTGACCGCAATTATCGGCTTCTCTGATCTGTTGCTGACCAGCCATCGTCCGAGTGATCCGGCCTTCCAGGACATCATGAATATCAAGCAGAATGCCAACCGCGCCGCCTCACTTGTGCGGCAGCTTCTGGCCTTCTCACGCCGCCAGACCTTGCGCCCGCAGGTGCTTGCGCTGGGGGATGTTCTGGCTGATCTCTCGATCTTGCTGGATCGTCTGCTCGGCGAAAAGGTCGATCTTGATCTGGTGCATGGACGCGATCTCTGGCCGGTCAAGGCAGACCTCAACCAGCTTGAGCAGGTGATTGTCAACTTGGCCGTGAATGCGCGCGATGCTATGCCGGATGGGGGACATCTGACCATTCAGACGCGCAATATGGGCAAGGACGAAGCTGAGGAAATGCCCTACAAGCAGCTGGAAACGGCTGACTATGTGCTTCTGGAAGTGGTCGACAGCGGTACTGGCATTCCAGCAGATATTCGCGACAAGATTTTCGAGCCTTTCTTCTCGACCAAAGATGTGGGCAAAGGCACCGGTCTTGGCCTGTCAACCGTTTATGGCATCATCAAACAGACGGGTGGCTTCATCTTTCTTGAGAGCGAGATGGGCGAGGGGACGACCTTCCGCATCTTCTTGCCGCGTTATGTGGAAGAGGCCAAGGCGGCGACCATTGACGCGGTGGCAACCGATGATCCCGAGCAGCAGGCACTTGAAGTGGCTGCTGACGAAGCGGGCAAGGAAGTCGTCAGCGAAGCTCCTCCTGCTGTAACCGATCTGACTGGTAACGCAACGATTCTGCTGGTGGAAGACGAAGAGGCTGTGCGTGCCTTTGCCGCTCGTGCTCTGGCCTCGCGTGGCTATCAGGTCTACGAGGCCGGGTCCGGGGCCGAGGCGCTTGAGTTGATCCATGAGATCGATGAGCCGATTGATTTGGTGGTGTCTGACGTGGTCATGCCGGAGATGGATGGCCCGACCATGCTGGGCGAGTTGCGCAAGATCCGACCTGAGCTGAAGGTCATATTCATGTCTGGCTATGCAGAGGAAGCCTTCCGCAAGAATTTGCCGGATAATGAAGAATTCGGCTTCCTGCCCAAGCCATTCTCCTTGAAGCAGCTGGCTACCAAGATCAAGGAAATGCTTGACGACGCGTAA